Proteins encoded by one window of Amaranthus tricolor cultivar Red isolate AtriRed21 chromosome 4, ASM2621246v1, whole genome shotgun sequence:
- the LOC130809792 gene encoding bifunctional dihydrofolate reductase-thymidylate synthase 1-like, translating to MFIGHFVKRSHLFYPILHNSQIPLTSHGSRNANLISLPIFSKFLNLIIRSKSSCSVTASESETSFHCNHERSYQVVVAATREMGIGKNGKLPWNLTSDLRFFKLLTMNTSVEAKKNAVIMGRKTWESIAPKFRPLPGRLNVVLSRAGMVEVSSTKDLIVCNSLSSALKLMAKPPYYLSIEKVFVIGGGQILKEALNGPGCEAIHLTEVEANVECDTFIPRIDLSMFSPLFSSIKMVENNVQFCFITYVRNLHQAELDYVKQIQLNIAGGNVVQ from the exons ATGTTCATTGGCcattttgttaaaagatcccacCTTTTCTATCCAATCTTGCATAATTCTCAG ATCCCATTGACTTCTCATGGAAGTAGAAATGCCAACCTCATTTCATTGCCAATATTCTCGAAGTTTCTAAATCTGATTATACGATCAAAATCGTCTTGCTCAGTCACAGCTAGTGAAAGTGAAACTTCATTTCATTGCAATCACGAAAGGTCGTATCAAGTTGTGGTAGCTGCAACTCGAGAAATGGGGATTGGAAAAAATGGGAAATTGCCGTGGAATTTGACTTCTGATCTCAGATTCTTTAAGCTGCTCACGATGAACACATCCGTTGAAGCCAAAAAGAATGCAGTTATCATGGGTAGAAAAACTTGGGAAAGCATTGCTCCAAAGTTCCGGCCTTTGCCTGGCCGTCTCAATGTTGTCCTGAGTCGCGCAGGAATGGTGGAAGTATCGAGTACAAAAGATTTGATAGTGTGCAACAGCCTATCCTCGGCACTGAAGTTAATGGCTAAACCACCTTATTACCTGTCTATTGAGAAGGTGTTTGTTATTGGAGGTGGCCAAATCCTTAA GGAAGCACTGAACGGTCCTGGTTGTGAGGCGATTCACTTGACTGAGGTAGAGGCAAATGTCGAATGTGACACTTTCATTCCTCGAATTGATTTATCGATGTTCAGTCCATTGTTCTCGTCCATTAAAATGGTGGAAAATAATGTACAGTTTTGTTTTATTACTTACGTCCGCAATCTGCATCAAGCTGAGCTTGATTATGTTAAGCAGATTCAACTGAATATTGCTGGTGGGAATGTGGTTCAATAG
- the LOC130809791 gene encoding inositol-pentakisphosphate 2-kinase-like translates to MELILEEKDACDWTYRGEGAVNLVLAYSGSSPAFMGKIIRVQKVAKNGSKYEAARLVLSKHECTLWKDAEPIVSSPNKEIAGQLYVQCVMIPLLGSEFVDPGVRVLVSREFLESVERDVLSQRPGWRVNAAKVDCFADSVLLMSDHSIFPSSTSKGAPCITVEIKPKCGFTPSSSYIADRNAIKKNVTRFRMHQVLKLQQHQIQQLSEYDPLDLFSGSRERIHKAIKALFANPQNNLRVFLNGSLIYGGLGGGNNGTNFAKAEAFDDYLYSFIHDENDSRTSSFVYLIGEAIIKLGVLDRLLDVQKLDRVDVEGAIHAYYDIVSQPCKICTKSSEYRQLGKYNSLHSIPLEESVNIVRDYLIAATAKDCSLMISFRPREDDDPESHYRSIYLDSTKQRFDVKASFIDLDMKPLNKMEFYYQLDQKIVDCYKQMAKVELVAAKKATIQGYETGY, encoded by the exons ATGGAGTTGATTTTGGAAGAAAAGGATGCGTGTGATTGGACCTATAGGGGGGAAGGAGCGGTTAATCTAGTTCTTGCTTATTCTGGATCATCTCCTGCTTTT ATGGGGAAAATAATACGGGTGCAGAAGGTAGCAAAGAATGGTTCCAAGTATGAAGCTGCACGTTTGGTTTTGTCCAAGCATGAGTGTACTTTATGGAAAGATGCTGAACCTATTGTTTCGTCGCCAAACAAGGAGATTGCTGGTCAGCTGTATGTGCAGTGTGTGATGATCCCGTTGTTAGGATCTGAATTTGTTGATCCTGGG GTTAGAGTTCTTGTATCAAGGGAATTTTTGGAATCAGTTGAAAGAGATGTTCTCTCCCAGCGCCCTGGCTGGAGAGTTAATGCAGCTAAAGTTGATTGTTTTGCTGATTCTGTGCTGCTTATGTCCGATCATTCAATATTTCCCAGTA GCACATCTAAAGGAGCACCATGCATAACTGTGGAAATTAAG CCTAAGTGTGGATTTACTCCATCGTCAAGCTATATAGCTGATAGAAATGCAATCAAGAAGAACGTGACTCGTTTTAGAATGCATCAAGTCCTCAAACTGCAACAACACCAG ATACAGCAGTTGAGCGAATATGATCCATTGGATTTGTTCTCCGGATCAAGGGAACGAATACACAAAGCTATCAAGGCTCTTTTTGCAAATCCACAGAATAATCTGCGTGTTTTTTTAAATGGTTCCCTTATATATGGGGGCTTAGGAGGGGGAAACAACGGGACAAATTTCGCCAAAGCTGAAGCATTTGACGATTACCTTTACTCTTTCATTCACGACGAAAATGATTCGCGTACAAGCAGTTTTGTGTATCTTATAGGAGAGGCCATAATTAAATTAGGCGTACTTGATAGGCTATTAGACGTCCAAAAGCTCGACAGAGTAGATGTGGAAGGGGCAATTCATGCTTATTATGATATTGTTTCCCAGCCCTGCAAAATATGTACAAAATCCAGTGAATACCGGCAATTAGGCAAATATAACTCTCTTCATTCTATTCCTTTAGAAGAAAGTGTGAATATTGTAAGAGACTACTTGATAGCTGCTACAGCCAAGGACTGTAGCCTAATGATCAGTTTCCGTCCAAGGGAAGACGATGATCCTGAATCCCATTATAGAAGCATATACCTAGACTCGACAAAGCAACGATTCGATGTCAAG GCATCTTTCATTGATCTTGATATGAAACCCTTAAACAAAATGGAATTTTATTATCAGCTGGATCAGAAGATAGTAGACTGCTACAAGCAGATGGCCAAAGTAGAGCTTGTCGCTGCAAAAAAGGCGACAATTCAAGGGTATGAAACTGGATATTGA
- the LOC130809789 gene encoding probable jasmonic acid carboxyl methyltransferase 2: MDMLQVFHMNKGQGEASYAQNCTVQKKIMSLAQSFVEEAIEDYLSKNGCPETMAIADFGCSSGPTALDAVSEIIGVVNATYSKTSRRHSPNFMVFLNDLPGNDFNGVFASLSDFQDKLKKQKDDYDLGGCFIAGLPGSFYGKLLPPKSLHFVHSSSSLHWLSQVPEELNSQENPRLVNKGKVYISMTSTFEVVNAYRQQYLKDFLAFLKSRAEEMISGGRMVLTLVGRKSRDPTSEEDAFPWEFIAQTLARMVSEGLIEEEKLDSFNVPYYAPCLDEIKELVEEESSFIGYRFEAVEVEWDGGMDNNLSKNNEFSSNNINIIMPPTKGEGIAKMHRAVAESMLEHHFGVQFMDPFFLRYSRVLDDYLNNNPNSTHISLVISLIKK; this comes from the exons ATGGATATGCTTCAAGTCTTTCACATGAACAAAGGTCAAGGGGAAGCTAGTTATGCACAGAATTGTACTGTTCAG aaaaaaataatGTCCCTAGCACAATCATTTGTAGAAGAAGCCATAGAAGACTACCTAAGCAAGAACGGTTGTCCAGAAACCATGGCAATAGCTGATTTTGGTTGCTCATCAGGACCTACTGCTTTAGATGCTGTGTCTGAAATCATTGGTGTGGTCAATGCCACCTATTCCAAGACCAGCCGCCGCCATTCACCCAATTTCATGGTGTTCTTAAATGACTTACCAGGGAATGACTTTAATGGAGTGTTTGCATCACTCTCTGATTTTCAGGACAAGCTCAAAAAACAAAAGGATGATTATGATTTAGGAGGTTGTTTTATAGCAGGTCTTCCTGGAAGTTTCTATGGAAAATTGCTTCCTCCTAAAAGCTTGCACTTTGTTCACTCTTCTTCTAGCTTGCATTGGCTCTCTCAG GTTCCAGAAGAGTTAAATAGCCAAGAAAATCCAAGGTTGGTAAACAAAGGAAAGGTTTATATATCAATGACAAGCACATTTGAAGTGGTAAATGCATATAGGCAGCAATACTTAAAGGATTTCTTGGCATTCCTTAAATCACGTGCCGAAGAAATGATTTCAGGGGGTCGAATGGTTTTAACTTTAGTAGGCAGGAAATCAAGGGATCCTACTTCTGAAGAAGATGCCTTTCCTTGGGAGTTCATTGCTCAGACTCTTGCACGTATGGTTTCCGAG gGGCTAATAGAAGAAGAGAAATTGGACTCATTTAATGTACCATATTATGCACCGTGTCTTGATGAAATAAAAGAATTAGTGGAAGAAGAATCATCATTTATTGGGTATCGTTTTGAAGCCGTTGAAGTTGAATGGGATGGAGGCATGGATAATAACCTTAGCAAGAATAATGAATTTAgttcaaataatattaatataattatgccGCCAACAAAAGGAGAAGGAATAGCCAAGATGCATAGGGCTGTTGCTGAATCCATGCTAGAACATCATTTTGGGGTTCAATTTATGGATCCATTTTTTCTTAGGTATAGTAGGGTTTTGGATGATTACCTCAATAACAACCCTAATTCTACACACATTTCTTTGGTCATTTCTTtgatcaaaaaataa
- the LOC130809790 gene encoding phosphatidylinositol/phosphatidylcholine transfer protein SFH8-like, protein MELGRNSSLSGPLDLFSRPCFEGSSNRERRKSDVDILEDERKKKMGLKKRAINASSKIRRSFSKRKSKRKVDGIKTSVSIEDVRDVKEVQAVQAFRQALAADELLPARHDNYYSLLRFLKARKFDIEKAKQMWANMLQWRKEFGTDTLLEDFEYQELDEVLKYYPQGFHGVDKDGRPIYLYLLGKVDAEKLMQVTTMERYLKYHAQDFERCFAIKFPACSIAAKRHIDSSTTILDVQGLGFKNLTKPARELIMRLQKIDNDNYPETLYRMFIINAGSGFRMLWNTFKPALDAQTTSKIHVLGHKYHNKLLEVIDKSQLPEFLGGTCNCANEGGCLRSDKGPWKDPEILKMIQSGEAEVAISNSEGRVIAYNKMTKHNDTSTAESGSEFEEFSSPKAPAATLELKLMPVDEEGRLTRDSGSNGGPPVDDEHVTVVVKHLDAGSHGGTSTDLSNPSKEMVTQQSAYLRPSYCRYLAVFVTFFAFLQSAIVSISRGVPSLIISIVRCLPYLILSPDLKGFYRQPSEHQEFTDAEFRSIVMRKLSELEEKVNTMQTKPMQMPSEKEELLNAAIYRVDALEAELITTKKALHEALMRQEDFLAYTDSQESTKFRRRKFCC, encoded by the exons ATGGAGTTAGGAAGGAATTCCAGTTTGTCTGGCCCACTTGACCTCTTTTCTCGTCCTT GTTTTGAAGGATCATCTAATCGTGAAAGACGAAAATCAGATGTTGATATATTAGAagatgaaaggaagaaaaagatGGGTCTGAAAAAGAGAGCGATTAATGCGTCAAGCAAAATTAGGCGTTCATTCAGCAAGAGAAAATCCAAGAGGAAGGTCGATGGAATAAAAACTTCCGTTTCTATTGAGGATGTGCGAGATGTTAAGGAAGTTCAGGCTGTTCAAGCATTTCGACAGGCACTGGCTGCAGATGAATTGCTTCCTGCTCGACATGATAATTATTACTCCTTGCTGAG ATTTTTGAAGGCAAGAAAGTTTGACATCGAGAAAGCAAAACAAATGTGGGCCAATATGCTTCAATGGAGAAAAGAATTTGGTACTGACACTCTCCTTGAG GATTTCGAATACCAGGAGTTGGACGAGGTTTTAAAGTATTATCCCCAGGGATTCCATGGTGTGGACAAAGATGGGAGGCCCATCTACCTTTATCTTCTTGGAAAAGTTGATGCAGAGAAATTAATGCAAGTTACAACAATGGAACGATATCTCAAATATCACGCACAGGATTTTGAAAGGTGCTTTGCAATAAAATTTCCAGCTTGCTCCATTGCTGCAAAAAGACATATAGATTCAAGTACAACAATTTTGGATGTTCAAGGCTTG GGttttaaaaatctaacaaaacCTGCTCGTGAACTGATAATGCGGCTACAAAAGATTGATAACGACAACTATCCTGAG ACTCTCTACCGAATGTTTATTATTAATGCTGGCAGTGGTTTCAGAATGCTCTGGAACACATTCAAGCCTGCTCTGGATGCCCAGACGACCTCTAAAATACAT GTTTTAGGCCACAAATACCACAACAAATTGCTAGAGGTCATTGACAAAAG CCAATTGCCTGAATTTCTTGGTGGTACGTGTAACTGTGCTAATGAAGGAGGTTGTCTGAGGTCGGACAAGGGGCCGTGGAAAGACCCTGAAATCTTAAAG ATGATTCAATCTGGTGAGGCTGAAGTAGCTATATCAAACAGTGAAGGAAGAGTTATTGCTTACAACAAAATG ACTAAACACAATGACACGTCAACTGCAGAATCTGGATCTGAATTTGAAGAGTTTTCTTCTCCGAAAGCACCTGCGGCTACTTTAGAGTTAAAATTGATGCCAGTCGATGAAGAA GGTAGGTTAACGAGAGACAGTGGATCTAATGGTGGTCCGCCTGTTGATGACGAACATGTTACTGTAGTTGTAAAGCATTTGGATGCTGGATCCCACGGAGGGACATCCACGGATCTATCTAATCCATCTAAAG AGATGGTTACTCAACAATCTGCTTATTTGAGGCCAAGTTACTGTCGATATTTGGCCGTCTTTGTGACCTTTTTTGCTTTCTTGCAATCGGCAATAGTTAGTATCTCTCGAGGAGTTCCCAGTCTAATAATAAGCATTGTTCGCTGCCTTCCGTATCTGATTCTTTCACCAGATCTTAAAGGTTTTTATCGACAGCCATCCGAGCATCAGGAGTTTACAGATGCAGAATTCCGTTCAATTGTAATGAGAAAGCTTAGTGAACTTgaagaaaaagtaaataccatGCAGACAAAACCGATGCAGATGCCTTCCGAAAAGGAGGAGTTGCTCAATGCTGCAATATACAGAGTGGACGCACTCGAAGCAGAATTGATTACTACTAAAAAG GCATTGCATGAAGCCTTGATGAGGCAGGAAGACTTTCTTGCGTATACCGACTCACAAGAATCAACTAAATTCAGG AGGAGAAAATTCTGCTGTTGA